One genomic segment of Gemmatimonadales bacterium includes these proteins:
- a CDS encoding SRPBCC domain-containing protein, whose product MIFEFGGSPELGSPREAVWRHLQDGDLMAACTPGTESFEVRGPGRYTVKCSVGSGLVRVHVVLEAELHDLQHPDSLRLRATGTAPGSTLDVDTLVRLESLDAQRTRLTWSSVTGVHGMLAGFGRGMVEDVLRQFTEKFWTNVAAHIAAAPRSGAYLLDSPALRALSPDVIEGAVLLASFPVGERTWAKGHRLTGAEAALLHDAAGAGLSGPVRLAWIGAHELHEAEAARLLATAAAGPGIAASPVHQGRIDLVATHRGVLTIVLEGLERINAIDPLELFTRWNHQPVEVGELVASVKTAPHIVAADAVTEGVRLAGEHGPLLSVRPYTGVTVAALAAESLPAGALERFVAASRLRAESLGGSFLGVRAIPSDGSTDAVDHARAALEDLAVQQRTGLVLIGGVSAGDPLAPLFEALEGLGGEVFRHGVPAHPGSMLWLGRLGATQLLGLPRCGAFSMATAADLLLPRLMAGEQFTLASIASLGHGGLLGREMRSRFPAYARELPEPAAS is encoded by the coding sequence ATGATCTTCGAATTTGGCGGCTCGCCCGAGCTCGGCTCCCCGCGGGAGGCGGTCTGGCGGCACCTCCAGGATGGCGACCTGATGGCGGCCTGCACCCCCGGCACCGAATCATTCGAAGTGCGCGGGCCGGGACGGTACACGGTCAAGTGCAGCGTGGGGTCCGGCCTGGTGCGGGTCCATGTCGTCCTCGAGGCCGAATTGCACGACCTCCAGCACCCCGACAGCCTCCGCCTCCGCGCCACGGGCACCGCGCCCGGCTCGACCCTGGATGTCGACACCCTCGTGCGCCTCGAGTCGCTCGATGCGCAACGGACCCGGCTGACCTGGAGTTCGGTGACCGGGGTCCACGGCATGCTCGCCGGATTCGGACGGGGAATGGTCGAAGATGTGCTTCGGCAGTTTACGGAAAAGTTCTGGACCAACGTCGCAGCGCACATCGCGGCCGCCCCTCGCAGCGGCGCCTACCTCCTCGACTCGCCTGCGCTCCGCGCGCTCTCGCCCGACGTGATCGAAGGGGCTGTCCTCCTTGCCTCCTTCCCAGTTGGGGAACGGACGTGGGCAAAGGGCCATCGACTCACCGGCGCCGAGGCCGCCCTGCTGCACGATGCCGCGGGGGCCGGACTTTCCGGGCCAGTGCGCCTGGCCTGGATCGGTGCCCACGAACTCCACGAGGCGGAGGCGGCACGCCTGCTTGCCACCGCCGCAGCCGGGCCCGGCATCGCCGCCAGCCCGGTGCATCAGGGGCGGATCGACCTGGTAGCCACGCATCGGGGCGTCCTGACAATCGTGCTCGAGGGGCTGGAACGGATCAATGCCATCGACCCGCTGGAACTCTTCACCCGCTGGAACCACCAGCCGGTTGAGGTCGGGGAGTTGGTGGCGAGTGTCAAGACAGCCCCCCACATCGTTGCAGCGGACGCCGTCACCGAGGGGGTGCGCCTGGCCGGAGAGCATGGCCCCCTCCTCTCCGTGCGACCGTACACCGGGGTCACCGTCGCCGCCCTCGCGGCGGAATCGCTCCCGGCCGGCGCCCTTGAACGGTTCGTGGCGGCCTCGCGGCTACGGGCGGAATCACTGGGGGGAAGCTTTCTCGGCGTCCGAGCGATCCCGTCGGATGGATCCACGGACGCCGTCGACCACGCTCGGGCCGCCCTGGAAGATTTGGCCGTTCAGCAGCGCACCGGGCTGGTCCTGATTGGCGGCGTCTCGGCCGGTGACCCCCTCGCGCCCTTATTCGAGGCCCTCGAGGGGTTGGGTGGTGAGGTGTTTCGGCACGGCGTGCCGGCGCATCCAGGGTCGATGCTCTGGCTCGGGCGCCTCGGAGCGACCCAGCTGCTCGGGCTTCCCCGGTGCGGCGCCTTCAGCATGGCGACTGCCGCCGACCTCCTCCTCCCGCGCCTCATGGCCGGCGAGCAGTTCACTCTGGCATCGATCGCCTCCCTCGGCCATGGGGGGCTGCTGGGACGTGAGATGCGCTCCCGCTTTCCGGCCTATGCCCGGGAGTTGCCCGAACCCGCCGCCTCTTGA
- a CDS encoding nucleotidyltransferase family protein, with the protein MRPHALLLAAGSSTRFGSNKLLALWRGRSVLSHVIATMTALRDRGVVSGVTAVVQDGDERVAGLLRQAGVRVIWNEHADRGMAGSLQLGLRALTILRPQPEAALIFLADQPAAPAEAAEEVVRAWELGGSAVIRPRYAAAPDEPGHPVLLDRDAWGLAERLTGDEGLGRALSRTPELVVHVDVDGANPDVDTPADLSRLESSQQ; encoded by the coding sequence ATGCGTCCGCATGCGCTCCTCCTCGCAGCAGGCTCCTCCACCAGGTTCGGCAGCAACAAGCTGCTGGCGCTCTGGCGCGGGCGGTCGGTGCTCAGCCACGTCATCGCCACCATGACCGCACTTCGCGACCGGGGCGTCGTGTCCGGCGTCACCGCCGTGGTTCAGGACGGCGACGAACGTGTCGCGGGCCTGCTCCGGCAGGCGGGAGTTCGGGTGATCTGGAACGAGCACGCCGATCGGGGGATGGCCGGCTCCCTCCAGCTTGGCCTCCGCGCCCTGACGATTCTCCGCCCACAGCCAGAGGCGGCGCTCATCTTCCTTGCCGACCAGCCCGCCGCGCCTGCCGAGGCGGCCGAGGAGGTTGTCCGCGCCTGGGAACTGGGGGGCAGCGCCGTGATCCGGCCCCGATACGCCGCGGCGCCGGACGAACCCGGTCATCCGGTGCTGCTCGACCGCGACGCCTGGGGGCTCGCCGAACGCCTGACCGGAGACGAGGGCCTCGGGCGCGCTCTGTCGCGGACCCCGGAACTCGTGGTGCACGTGGACGTCGACGGGGCGAACCCCGACGTCGACACGCCCGCGGATCTCTCCCGTCTCGAGTCATCCCAGCAATGA